One Pseudomonas tolaasii NCPPB 2192 genomic window carries:
- a CDS encoding HU family DNA-binding protein, with protein MRKPELAAAIAEKADLTKEQANRVLNAVLEEITGALHRKDSVTLVGFGTFLQRHRGARTGKNPQTGEPVKIKASNTVAFKPGKSLKDSVNP; from the coding sequence ATGCGTAAACCAGAACTCGCAGCCGCCATCGCTGAAAAAGCGGATCTCACCAAAGAACAGGCCAATCGCGTACTCAACGCCGTTCTCGAAGAAATCACCGGCGCCCTGCACCGCAAGGACAGCGTCACCCTGGTTGGCTTCGGCACCTTCCTGCAGCGCCACCGCGGCGCCCGCACCGGCAAAAACCCGCAAACCGGCGAGCCGGTGAAAATCAAGGCCAGCAACACCGTTGCGTTCAAGCCGGGCAAGTCGCTCAAAGACAGCGTCAACCCGTAA
- a CDS encoding NAD(P)/FAD-dependent oxidoreductase: MNAPVVIIGTGLAGYNVAREFRKLDSETPLLLITTDDGRSYSKPVLSTGFGKNKEADGLSMAEPGAMAEQLKAEVRTHTRVSGIDPGHKRLWIGEEAVVYRDLILAWGAETVRVPVEGDGADLIFPINDLEDYARFRAAAVGKRRVLLLGAGLIGCEFANDLILGGYEIDLVAPCEQVMPTLLHPAAAAAVKTGLEGLGARFHLGPVLNRLQRTADGLEAHLSDGEVIRCDLVVSAIGLRPRVDLAAAAGLQINRGIMVDRHLKTSHANIYALGDCAEVDGLNLLYVMPLMSCARALAQTLAGNATAVSYGPMPITVKTPVCPLVVSPPPRGTEGVWSIEGQGADIKALCRDASGRLLGYALTGSAVMEKLALNKELPPLLA; the protein is encoded by the coding sequence ATGAACGCACCTGTCGTGATCATCGGCACAGGGCTGGCCGGTTACAACGTGGCCCGGGAGTTTCGCAAGCTCGACAGCGAGACCCCACTGCTGCTGATCACCACGGATGACGGGCGCTCCTACTCCAAACCCGTGCTCTCCACCGGCTTTGGCAAGAACAAGGAAGCCGATGGCCTGAGCATGGCCGAACCTGGTGCCATGGCCGAGCAACTCAAGGCCGAAGTACGCACCCACACCCGCGTCAGCGGTATTGACCCGGGCCACAAGCGGCTGTGGATCGGCGAGGAAGCGGTGGTTTATCGCGACCTGATCCTGGCCTGGGGTGCAGAAACCGTGCGTGTGCCGGTTGAAGGGGACGGGGCTGACCTGATTTTCCCGATCAATGACCTCGAAGACTACGCCCGCTTTCGGGCCGCCGCCGTCGGCAAACGCCGCGTGCTGCTGCTCGGTGCCGGCCTGATTGGCTGTGAATTTGCCAACGACCTGATCCTCGGCGGCTATGAAATCGACTTGGTGGCGCCGTGCGAGCAAGTCATGCCGACCCTGCTGCATCCGGCGGCGGCCGCTGCCGTGAAAACCGGGCTGGAAGGCCTTGGTGCACGTTTCCATCTGGGGCCGGTGCTCAACCGTCTGCAGCGCACGGCTGACGGCCTGGAAGCGCATTTGTCTGATGGCGAAGTGATCCGCTGCGATCTGGTGGTCTCGGCCATCGGCCTGCGCCCGCGGGTGGACCTGGCCGCCGCAGCCGGTCTGCAAATCAACCGTGGAATCATGGTGGACCGCCACCTCAAGACTTCCCACGCCAATATCTACGCCCTCGGCGACTGCGCCGAGGTCGACGGCCTGAACCTTTTGTACGTGATGCCGTTGATGAGCTGCGCCCGCGCATTGGCGCAGACCCTGGCCGGCAACGCCACGGCCGTCAGCTACGGCCCGATGCCGATCACCGTGAAAACCCCGGTGTGCCCGCTGGTGGTGTCACCGCCGCCGCGCGGCACCGAAGGCGTGTGGAGCATCGAAGGGCAGGGCGCCGACATCAAGGCCTTGTGCCGCGACGCCAGCGGCCGCCTGCTGGGCTATGCACTGACCGGCAGCGCTGTCATGGAAAAACTGGCCCTGAACAAAGAACTTCCGCCTTTGCTGGCGTAA
- a CDS encoding rubredoxin, which yields MKKWQCVVCGLIYDEKDGWPDDGILPGTRWEDVPEDWLCPDCGVGKMDFEMIEIG from the coding sequence ATGAAGAAGTGGCAATGTGTAGTCTGCGGCCTGATCTATGACGAAAAAGACGGCTGGCCGGATGACGGAATTCTGCCTGGCACCCGTTGGGAAGACGTCCCGGAAGACTGGCTGTGCCCGGATTGCGGCGTGGGCAAAATGGATTTCGAAATGATCGAAATCGGCTGA
- a CDS encoding chorismate--pyruvate lyase family protein encodes MPHSNALPDACQWLTQSLLSPLPAPLTVNWLFNEDSLTRRLTWLSHDGFSVTPLFEGWQPLRDDECAALNLAPATVGWVREVYLRGHGQPWVFARSVAARSALQGDGLHMDELGSRSLGELLFCDEAFTRQAIEVCHYPRQWLPTADQVDGLWGRRSRFDRGPLSVLVAEIFLPGFWHALHDHPENC; translated from the coding sequence GTGCCGCACTCAAACGCCCTTCCCGATGCTTGCCAATGGCTGACCCAGAGCCTTCTAAGCCCATTGCCTGCGCCTTTGACCGTCAATTGGCTGTTCAATGAAGACTCGCTGACGCGCCGGCTGACGTGGCTGTCCCACGACGGCTTCAGCGTGACGCCGCTGTTCGAAGGCTGGCAACCGTTGCGCGATGACGAATGCGCCGCGCTGAACCTGGCCCCGGCCACGGTCGGCTGGGTGCGTGAGGTGTATTTGCGCGGGCACGGCCAGCCATGGGTATTTGCGCGCAGTGTGGCGGCGCGCAGCGCGCTTCAAGGCGACGGTTTGCACATGGACGAACTCGGCAGCCGGTCCCTCGGCGAATTGTTGTTCTGCGATGAGGCCTTCACCCGCCAGGCAATCGAAGTGTGCCATTACCCACGCCAATGGCTGCCCACAGCTGACCAGGTTGACGGCCTCTGGGGCCGTCGCTCGCGTTTCGACCGCGGCCCGCTGAGCGTGCTGGTGGCAGAAATATTCCTGCCCGGCTTCTGGCACGCGCTGCACGACCACCCGGAGAATTGCTGA
- the ubiA gene encoding 4-hydroxybenzoate octaprenyltransferase: protein MYQRLLKSLNRLNPRAWDFIQLTRMDKPIGIYLLLWPTLWALWIAGKGSPSFTNIVIFVLGVVLTRAGGCVINDWADRKVDGHVKRTEQRPLVSGKISSREALVFFAVLMGISFLLVLLTNASTILLSLGGLALAASYPFMKRYTYYPQVVLGAAFSWGMPMAFTAETGHLPATAWLLYIANLLWTVGYDTYYAMTDRDDDLKIGVKSTAILFGDADRVIILTLQSLALVCLLLAGLRFELGGWFHLGLLAAAGCFAWEFWYTRDKDRMKCFKAFLHNHWAGLAIFVGIVADYALR, encoded by the coding sequence ATGTATCAACGTCTGCTCAAATCCCTGAACCGTCTGAACCCCAGGGCCTGGGATTTCATTCAGTTGACCCGCATGGACAAGCCCATCGGCATTTACCTGCTGTTGTGGCCGACCCTGTGGGCACTGTGGATTGCCGGCAAGGGCTCGCCGTCGTTTACCAATATCGTGATTTTCGTGCTGGGCGTGGTGCTGACCCGCGCCGGTGGTTGCGTGATCAACGACTGGGCCGACCGCAAGGTCGACGGCCACGTAAAACGCACCGAACAACGCCCGCTGGTGAGCGGCAAAATCAGCTCCAGGGAAGCGCTGGTGTTTTTTGCGGTGCTGATGGGGATCAGCTTCCTGCTGGTGCTGCTGACCAACGCCAGCACCATCCTGCTGTCTCTCGGCGGCCTCGCGCTGGCGGCGAGCTACCCGTTCATGAAGCGCTACACCTATTACCCGCAGGTGGTGCTGGGCGCGGCGTTTTCCTGGGGGATGCCGATGGCGTTCACTGCCGAAACCGGCCACCTGCCCGCCACCGCATGGCTGCTCTACATCGCCAATCTGTTGTGGACGGTGGGTTACGACACCTATTACGCGATGACGGACCGGGACGACGACTTGAAGATCGGCGTGAAATCCACCGCGATCCTGTTCGGCGATGCCGACCGCGTGATCATCCTCACCCTGCAAAGCCTGGCGCTGGTATGCCTGCTGCTGGCAGGCCTGCGGTTCGAGCTGGGCGGCTGGTTTCACCTGGGCTTGCTGGCGGCGGCAGGCTGTTTTGCCTGGGAGTTCTGGTACACCCGCGACAAGGACCGCATGAAGTGCTTCAAGGCGTTCCTGCATAACCATTGGGCCGGGTTGGCGATTTTTGTGGGGATTGTGGCGGATTACGCCTTACGGTGA
- a CDS encoding COG4315 family predicted lipoprotein — MTYRTISWKALLVTAALTLPTLAFAAEPAMTKDGLLVDHKGLTLYTFDKDADGKSVCKDQCATNWPPLKAESTDTKVGDWTVITRDDNTSQWAYKGKPVYTYKDDHKAGDKTGDGKGGAWHVIKP, encoded by the coding sequence ATGACTTACCGCACGATTTCCTGGAAAGCCCTGCTGGTCACGGCCGCGTTGACGCTGCCGACGCTGGCGTTTGCTGCAGAACCGGCGATGACCAAAGACGGGTTGTTGGTGGACCACAAAGGGTTGACCCTCTACACCTTCGACAAAGACGCCGACGGCAAGTCCGTGTGCAAGGACCAGTGCGCGACCAACTGGCCGCCGCTTAAAGCTGAATCTACCGATACGAAGGTGGGCGACTGGACGGTGATCACCCGCGATGACAACACCAGCCAGTGGGCCTACAAAGGCAAGCCGGTGTACACCTACAAGGATGACCACAAGGCCGGTGACAAGACCGGTGATGGCAAGGGCGGGGCGTGGCACGTCATCAAGCCCTGA
- the phoB gene encoding phosphate regulon transcriptional regulator PhoB: MVGRSILIVDDEAPIREMIAVALEMAGYDCLEAENSQQAHAIIVDRKPDLILLDWMLPGTSGIELARRLKRDELTGDIPIIMLTAKGEEDNKIQGLEVGADDYITKPFSPRELVARLKAVLRRAGPTDGEAPIEVDGLILDPISHRVTIDGKPAEMGPTEYRLLQFFMTHQERAYTRGQLLDQVWGGNVYVEERTVDVHIRRLRKALGDAYENLVQTVRGTGYRFSTKG; encoded by the coding sequence ATGGTTGGCAGGAGCATTCTGATCGTTGACGACGAAGCGCCCATTCGCGAAATGATCGCCGTTGCGTTGGAAATGGCCGGCTATGACTGCCTGGAGGCGGAGAACTCCCAGCAGGCCCATGCCATTATCGTCGACCGCAAGCCGGACCTGATCCTGCTGGACTGGATGCTGCCCGGCACCTCCGGCATCGAGCTGGCCCGCCGCCTCAAGCGCGACGAGCTGACCGGGGACATCCCGATCATCATGCTCACCGCCAAGGGCGAAGAGGACAACAAGATCCAGGGCCTGGAAGTGGGCGCCGACGACTACATCACCAAACCATTTTCCCCACGCGAGCTGGTCGCGCGCCTGAAGGCCGTGCTGCGCCGCGCCGGCCCGACCGATGGCGAAGCGCCGATCGAAGTCGACGGCCTGATCCTGGACCCGATCAGCCACCGCGTGACCATCGATGGTAAACCGGCCGAGATGGGCCCGACCGAATACCGCCTGCTGCAGTTTTTCATGACCCACCAGGAACGCGCCTACACCCGCGGCCAGCTGCTCGACCAGGTCTGGGGCGGCAACGTGTATGTGGAAGAGCGTACGGTGGACGTGCATATCCGCCGTCTGCGAAAAGCCTTGGGCGATGCCTACGAGAATCTGGTACAAACCGTGCGCGGTACCGGTTACCGATTTTCCACAAAGGGCTGA
- the phoR gene encoding phosphate regulon sensor histidine kinase PhoR, translating into MLLLITGCLLVGLVSGQYGWALAVGIGLYLGWTLKQLLRLHEWLRQHKPDEAPPDGYGLWGEVFDSIYHLQRRDQRVRGRLQAVIDRVQESTAALKDAVIMLDSDGNLEWWNRAAETLLGLKTPQDSGQPVTNLVRHPRFKEYFEQENYEEALEIPSPTNDRVRIQLYLTRYGNNEHLMLVRDVTRIHQLEQMRKDFVANVSHELRTPLTVICGYLETLLDNVDEINPRWSRALQQMQQQGSRMQTLLNDLLLLAKLEATDYPSDNHPVAVQSLLQTIKNDAQALSGQRGQQITLEADPQILLKGSEGELRSAFSNLVFNAVKYTQDKGNIRIRWWADEHGAHLSVQDSGIGIDAKHLPRLTERFYRVDSSRNSNTGGTGLGLAIVKHVLLRHRARLEISSVLGHGSTFTCHFPPAQVTRSRMLGNDE; encoded by the coding sequence ATGCTTCTGTTGATCACCGGCTGCCTGTTGGTGGGCCTGGTCAGTGGCCAATATGGCTGGGCCCTGGCCGTGGGCATCGGCCTGTACCTGGGCTGGACCCTCAAACAGCTGCTGCGCCTGCATGAATGGCTGCGCCAGCACAAACCCGACGAAGCGCCACCCGACGGCTACGGCCTGTGGGGTGAGGTGTTCGACAGCATCTACCACCTGCAACGCCGCGACCAACGCGTGCGCGGGCGCCTGCAAGCGGTGATCGACCGGGTGCAGGAGTCCACTGCCGCGCTCAAGGACGCGGTGATCATGCTCGACAGCGACGGCAACCTGGAATGGTGGAACCGCGCCGCCGAGACCCTGCTGGGCCTCAAGACACCCCAGGACAGCGGCCAACCAGTGACCAACCTGGTGCGCCATCCGCGCTTCAAGGAGTACTTCGAACAGGAGAACTACGAAGAAGCCCTGGAAATCCCCTCGCCCACCAACGACCGCGTGCGCATCCAGCTGTACCTGACGCGCTACGGCAACAACGAACACCTCATGCTGGTGCGCGATGTCACCCGCATCCACCAGTTGGAACAGATGCGCAAAGACTTCGTCGCCAACGTCTCCCACGAACTGCGCACGCCGTTGACGGTGATCTGCGGTTACCTGGAAACGCTGCTGGACAACGTCGACGAGATCAACCCGCGCTGGAGCCGTGCCCTGCAGCAGATGCAGCAGCAAGGCTCGCGCATGCAGACCCTGCTCAACGACCTGCTGTTGCTGGCCAAGCTGGAAGCCACGGATTACCCGTCGGACAACCACCCGGTGGCCGTGCAGAGCCTGCTGCAGACCATCAAGAACGACGCCCAGGCCCTCTCCGGGCAGCGCGGGCAGCAGATCACACTGGAAGCCGACCCGCAAATACTGCTCAAAGGCAGCGAGGGCGAGTTGCGCAGTGCGTTTTCCAACCTGGTGTTCAACGCCGTGAAGTACACCCAGGACAAGGGCAATATCCGTATTCGCTGGTGGGCCGACGAACATGGCGCACACCTGAGCGTGCAGGACTCCGGTATCGGTATCGACGCCAAGCACCTGCCGCGCCTGACCGAGCGTTTCTACCGTGTCGATTCCAGCCGCAACTCCAACACCGGCGGCACCGGGCTGGGTTTGGCAATCGTCAAACATGTATTGCTGCGCCATCGCGCGCGCCTGGAGATCAGCAGCGTGCTGGGGCATGGCAGTACGTTTACCTGTCATTTCCCGCCGGCTCAGGTGACCCGTTCGCGGATGCTCGGGAATGATGAATAA